From the genome of Candidatus Omnitrophota bacterium, one region includes:
- a CDS encoding insulinase family protein, with protein MYQKTTFDNGLRLVTAAMPRMRSASLGIFIKVGGRNEEGKIKGAAHFIEHLLFKGSKKYSCRRLKEAIEGVGGTLNGFTSEEVTCYLVKTPAEHLDTSLDVLSDMVLNPLFLASEIEKERTVILEEIKMYQDLPQSYVHELLDNILWPRHPLGESILGSVETISAMKRSDILDFKKTHYNASNIVISACGKVGHEKLARKFKTIFSGLKRSEPNGYIVFKPAQKEPALNILNKDTAQVHLALGFHSLEREHPLRYALGLLNIILGGNMSSRLFEQVREKRGLAYEIASTAKRFQDTGAFVVHAGVDNNKLFPALELIFKELKKIKNNYVSQDELRRSKDFYLGQLSLAFEETMDSMLWIGESSAVCGKIYKLNQVIDKVKKVSLGQINEVARIVFQEKYINLALIGDLKGKEAKIKERLSL; from the coding sequence ATGTATCAAAAAACAACTTTTGATAATGGCCTAAGGCTTGTAACAGCTGCGATGCCTAGAATGCGCTCGGCATCATTGGGGATATTTATAAAAGTCGGCGGCCGCAATGAAGAGGGTAAGATTAAAGGGGCAGCGCATTTTATAGAGCATCTGCTTTTTAAGGGCAGTAAAAAATATTCCTGCCGCAGGCTTAAAGAAGCCATTGAAGGCGTGGGAGGAACGTTAAACGGCTTTACTTCCGAGGAGGTTACCTGTTATCTGGTCAAGACCCCTGCGGAACACTTGGATACTTCTTTGGATGTTCTTTCGGATATGGTCTTAAACCCGCTTTTCTTGGCTTCTGAAATTGAGAAAGAAAGAACGGTTATCTTAGAAGAAATAAAGATGTATCAGGACCTGCCGCAAAGTTATGTGCATGAGTTGTTGGATAATATTTTGTGGCCGCGTCATCCTTTAGGCGAAAGTATCTTAGGCTCTGTTGAAACTATTTCCGCGATGAAAAGAAGTGATATTCTAGATTTCAAGAAAACGCATTACAACGCCTCAAATATTGTAATTAGCGCCTGCGGGAAAGTAGGGCATGAGAAATTAGCGCGAAAATTTAAAACTATTTTCTCCGGGCTTAAAAGATCAGAGCCGAATGGTTATATTGTTTTTAAGCCCGCTCAAAAAGAGCCGGCGTTGAACATATTAAATAAAGATACCGCGCAGGTGCATTTAGCTTTGGGTTTTCACAGTTTAGAGCGGGAACACCCCTTAAGATACGCGCTGGGTTTGTTAAATATTATTTTGGGCGGCAATATGTCAAGCCGCCTTTTTGAGCAGGTGCGCGAAAAAAGAGGCTTAGCCTATGAGATCGCAAGTACCGCAAAGCGTTTTCAGGATACCGGCGCCTTTGTGGTGCATGCCGGAGTGGACAATAACAAACTTTTTCCGGCATTAGAGCTTATTTTTAAAGAGCTAAAAAAGATAAAAAATAATTACGTCTCCCAAGATGAATTACGCCGTTCTAAAGATTTTTATCTGGGGCAGTTGTCTTTGGCCTTTGAAGAAACCATGGATAGCATGCTTTGGATAGGCGAATCAAGCGCGGTCTGCGGCAAGATATATAAGCTTAATCAGGTTATAGACAAGGTTAAAAAGGTCAGCCTAGGGCAAATTAATGAAGTTGCCAGGATCGTATTTCAGGAAAAATATATAAACTTAGCTTTGATTGGAGACCTTAAAGGGAAAGAAGCTAAAATCAAAGAAAGGTTGTCATTGTGA
- the recJ gene encoding single-stranded-DNA-specific exonuclease RecJ, which translates to MPSHKILNIPPEDALLQKTLKSQIGVSSVLAQVLINRGITASQEAVNFLNPQLKSMHDPFLFKDMHKAVDLIKKAQSKKQNVLLHGDYDTDGVTSLAVLKITFDKLGINTFSFIPHRVKHGYGVNKDILTLAKAKNVSLVVTADCGTSSHEEINALNQHGIEVVVTDHHKPSLDMLPQCQAMINPKIEGSGYPYPELAGVGVAYKLCQALTGENLAELLDLVCLGTIADVVPLTGENRIIAKEGLNNLFSASRVGIKALMQSSRLNNKRLSSHYVSFILGPRINASGRMDSAHLSLDLLLSNNPENAQVLASQIESANRSRQKVESQIIEEAREIINREVNFKEHKVIVVAKHGWHEGVLGIVASKLADQFYRPTIVISLGEKFCKGSGRSIKNFHLFDALADCKEFLHNFGGHEHAVGLSVDKDNIQDFRSQINKLAHQRLSIEDLLPSIEVDMRLSLADLSRDLAWEIRKLEPFGSGNPQPLFYSTGLKLKGAPQVLARDTLKFWVTDGKNTITAIAFGMGSSLESLVNSQQIDLVYSLGIDSWQGEDSLLLEVKEIFFKP; encoded by the coding sequence ATGCCAAGCCACAAGATTTTGAATATCCCGCCTGAAGATGCACTTTTGCAAAAAACCCTGAAAAGCCAAATTGGCGTTTCTTCTGTTTTAGCGCAAGTGCTGATAAACCGCGGCATTACAGCCTCTCAGGAAGCAGTTAATTTCCTGAATCCCCAATTAAAATCAATGCACGACCCGTTTCTTTTTAAGGATATGCATAAGGCCGTGGATCTTATTAAAAAAGCCCAAAGCAAGAAGCAGAATGTTCTTTTGCACGGTGATTATGATACCGACGGGGTGACGTCACTGGCGGTGCTTAAGATAACCTTTGATAAATTAGGGATAAATACATTCTCTTTTATCCCTCACCGGGTTAAACACGGATACGGGGTTAATAAAGATATCTTAACGCTTGCAAAAGCAAAGAATGTTTCTCTTGTTGTTACCGCAGACTGCGGAACTTCAAGCCATGAAGAGATAAACGCCTTAAATCAACATGGCATAGAGGTTGTGGTTACCGACCATCATAAGCCCTCTTTAGATATGTTGCCTCAGTGCCAGGCCATGATCAACCCTAAAATTGAAGGCAGCGGTTATCCCTATCCGGAATTAGCCGGCGTGGGGGTAGCCTATAAACTATGCCAGGCATTAACCGGGGAGAATCTTGCCGAATTATTGGATTTGGTTTGTTTAGGCACAATTGCTGATGTGGTGCCTTTGACAGGGGAAAACAGGATTATTGCCAAAGAAGGCTTGAACAATCTTTTTTCCGCAAGCCGGGTTGGAATAAAAGCATTAATGCAGTCAAGCCGTCTCAATAACAAACGTTTGAGCTCACATTATGTAAGTTTTATTTTGGGCCCCCGCATTAACGCCAGCGGCAGAATGGACAGCGCGCACTTGTCTCTGGATTTGTTGTTAAGCAATAACCCGGAAAATGCGCAAGTTTTAGCCAGCCAAATAGAATCTGCCAACCGCTCGCGTCAGAAAGTAGAATCCCAGATCATTGAAGAGGCCAGAGAAATTATTAATCGGGAAGTTAATTTTAAAGAGCATAAAGTTATTGTGGTGGCCAAGCATGGGTGGCATGAAGGGGTCTTAGGGATAGTGGCTTCAAAGCTTGCGGATCAGTTTTACCGCCCCACAATTGTTATTTCATTGGGGGAAAAGTTTTGCAAGGGGTCCGGCCGTTCCATTAAGAATTTTCATTTGTTTGACGCCTTGGCGGATTGTAAAGAATTTCTGCATAACTTTGGCGGACACGAGCATGCTGTAGGCTTATCAGTAGATAAAGACAATATTCAGGATTTCCGCAGCCAAATTAATAAGCTGGCGCACCAGAGGTTATCCATAGAAGATCTTTTGCCAAGTATTGAAGTTGACATGCGGTTGTCTCTGGCAGATTTAAGCCGGGATTTAGCATGGGAAATAAGAAAACTTGAGCCGTTTGGCAGCGGTAACCCGCAGCCGCTTTTTTACAGTACCGGCCTTAAATTAAAAGGGGCCCCGCAGGTTCTAGCCCGCGATACCCTAAAATTCTGGGTTACAGACGGGAAGAACACCATAACCGCTATTGCCTTTGGCATGGGTTCTTCCTTGGAAAGTTTGGTAAATTCCCAACAGATTGATTTAGTCTATAGTCTTGGGATAGATAGTTGGCAGGGAGAAGATTCGCTTCTTTTAGAAGTAAAAGAGATTTTCTTTAAGCCTTAA
- the rsfS gene encoding ribosome silencing factor, giving the protein MPASSGIGDYFIITSTTSMRQAHAIAEAIFSDLKKDGLRPLAPVLSSDQSGWLVLDYSSIVVHVFYEPVREFYALERLWANAKKLRVPRKI; this is encoded by the coding sequence ATGCCTGCTTCAAGCGGTATCGGCGATTATTTTATTATCACAAGCACCACTTCTATGCGCCAGGCGCATGCGATTGCTGAGGCCATCTTTTCAGACTTAAAGAAAGATGGCCTCAGGCCTTTAGCGCCGGTTTTGTCAAGCGACCAATCCGGGTGGCTGGTGCTTGATTATTCAAGTATAGTGGTGCATGTTTTCTATGAGCCTGTGCGCGAGTTTTACGCCCTGGAGCGCCTATGGGCAAATGCCAAGAAATTGCGCGTCCCGCGGAAAATTTAA
- the trpA gene encoding tryptophan synthase subunit alpha: MNRIDRKFKQLRKEGKKAFIAFLTAGYPDLKITGDLILAFEKSGVDIIEIGVPFSDPIADGPVIQEASQKALEGRVNLDDIFALVKKVRAKSQVPICLMTYYNPVFSYQEERFVRNAHAVGVDGLIVPDLPCEEAGSLIKACRKYAIDTIFFASPTTKEARIQKISSSSRGFIYYVSTTGVTGARKDISGSLKKDALRLKRLVSLPVCVGFGISTPKQVKQVSSFSDGVIIGSAIVKKIKENSGHTSLVKKVSLFVRELKGK; encoded by the coding sequence ATGAATAGGATTGATAGAAAATTTAAACAATTGCGCAAGGAAGGTAAAAAAGCGTTTATCGCGTTTTTGACCGCGGGATATCCGGATTTAAAAATAACAGGTGATTTGATTCTGGCGTTTGAAAAATCCGGTGTTGATATTATTGAGATCGGGGTTCCTTTCTCTGACCCGATTGCCGACGGTCCAGTAATACAAGAGGCGTCGCAAAAGGCTTTAGAGGGAAGGGTTAATTTAGATGATATCTTTGCCCTTGTAAAGAAAGTGCGCGCTAAAAGCCAGGTCCCTATTTGCTTGATGACTTATTATAATCCCGTATTTTCTTATCAAGAAGAAAGATTTGTTAGAAACGCTCATGCGGTTGGCGTTGATGGGTTGATCGTGCCGGATTTGCCTTGCGAGGAAGCAGGCAGCCTTATTAAAGCCTGCCGCAAATACGCAATCGATACTATATTCTTTGCTTCTCCCACAACCAAAGAAGCGCGGATTCAAAAGATATCCTCTTCTTCAAGAGGTTTTATTTATTATGTTTCCACAACCGGAGTTACTGGAGCAAGAAAGGATATTTCCGGCAGTTTAAAGAAAGACGCCTTAAGGCTAAAAAGGCTTGTGTCTTTGCCTGTGTGCGTGGGGTTTGGCATATCTACTCCAAAACAGGTCAAGCAGGTATCCAGTTTCTCCGACGGAGTAATTATCGGAAGCGCTATTGTTAAGAAGATAAAGGAGAATTCAGGACATACTTCTCTTGTTAAAAAAGTGTCTTTGTTTGTAAGGGAACTGAAAGGAAAATAG
- the rpmB gene encoding 50S ribosomal protein L28: MFKVCLLCGKGPMAGKRLVRKGLAKKKGGTGSKVSRRNARTFMPNLQKLRIVVDGHPRKAYVCTRCIKKGKVVKA; encoded by the coding sequence ATGTTCAAAGTCTGTTTATTATGCGGTAAAGGCCCAATGGCCGGAAAAAGATTAGTGCGTAAAGGCTTGGCAAAGAAAAAGGGCGGAACCGGAAGTAAGGTAAGCCGCAGAAATGCCCGAACCTTCATGCCTAACCTGCAGAAACTGCGTATCGTCGTTGATGGCCATCCGCGCAAGGCCTATGTCTGCACCAGATGCATCAAAAAAGGCAAAGTAGTTAAGGCTTAA
- the argS gene encoding arginine--tRNA ligase: MKKDIQDLIRNLIKDCLKDICPEGFEIILDIPQDERFGQLSSNVGLRLAKQLKKSPLEIASSLARKIQEKLPSSELSGLIEKVQVAPPGFLNFYFSVGFLSSFVYGAVSQGKAFLRRDRAHKQKVLIEFVSANPTGCLSVAHARQAVVGDVLANILEFTGFDVTREYYLNDEGNQINILGASVGLRLKELNGEKIDFPEDYYQGDYIVDIARQVKENNINTAGLGDFAGNYILDIIKKELDDFGVKFDVWYSQKSLRLSGKIEEAFALLKEKGSLYEKEGALWFSSTNFGDDKDRVVVKSDKSMTYLAPDIAYHLDKYRRGFKLLINLWGPDHHGYINRLKASVAALGNDPKTLSIIIVQLATIFRAGKPVQMSTRKGQYITLREVLDEVGIDASRFFFIMRRVSSHLDFDLEIAKKQTPENPVYYVQYACARISSILRSAAEKQEISPDILSLLKEPEELLLMAKLWQFLCILDICCYSQDPYLITVYLQELAESFHKFYDRHRVLCEDEKLSCARLALIKAVRVVLAAGLELAGVSVPEKM, from the coding sequence ATGAAAAAAGATATACAAGATTTAATCCGTAATCTTATTAAAGATTGCCTAAAAGATATCTGTCCCGAAGGCTTTGAGATTATTTTGGATATTCCGCAAGACGAACGTTTTGGGCAGTTGTCTTCTAACGTCGGTTTAAGGCTGGCCAAACAGCTTAAGAAATCCCCGCTTGAGATTGCTTCAAGCCTTGCCCGGAAGATCCAGGAAAAATTGCCTTCTTCAGAGTTGTCCGGCTTAATTGAGAAAGTGCAGGTTGCCCCTCCGGGGTTCTTGAATTTTTATTTTAGCGTTGGATTCTTATCTTCTTTTGTTTATGGTGCAGTTTCTCAAGGGAAGGCTTTTTTGAGGCGTGATCGCGCGCATAAGCAAAAGGTCCTTATTGAATTTGTAAGCGCCAATCCCACAGGCTGTTTATCGGTGGCGCACGCGCGTCAGGCGGTGGTGGGGGATGTTCTGGCGAATATCCTTGAATTTACGGGTTTTGATGTTACCCGCGAATATTATCTAAATGACGAAGGTAACCAGATAAATATATTAGGCGCGTCAGTGGGTTTAAGGCTTAAGGAATTAAACGGCGAGAAAATAGATTTTCCAGAGGATTATTATCAGGGAGATTATATTGTTGATATTGCGCGCCAGGTTAAAGAAAATAATATCAATACAGCCGGCCTGGGTGATTTCGCCGGGAATTATATCCTTGATATCATCAAAAAAGAACTGGATGATTTTGGAGTTAAGTTTGATGTCTGGTATAGCCAAAAATCTTTGCGCCTAAGCGGCAAGATTGAAGAGGCCTTCGCGCTTCTTAAGGAAAAAGGCTCTCTTTATGAAAAGGAAGGGGCGCTTTGGTTTTCTTCCACAAATTTCGGAGATGATAAGGATAGGGTAGTAGTAAAAAGCGATAAAAGCATGACCTATCTTGCCCCGGATATCGCCTATCACCTGGATAAATACCGCAGGGGTTTTAAATTGTTGATCAATTTGTGGGGGCCGGATCATCACGGCTATATCAACCGTTTAAAGGCATCAGTTGCGGCATTAGGCAATGACCCTAAAACTCTTTCTATTATAATCGTGCAGCTTGCTACGATCTTCCGCGCGGGAAAACCTGTGCAGATGTCTACCCGTAAGGGGCAATATATTACTTTGCGCGAGGTATTAGACGAGGTGGGAATTGACGCCAGCCGTTTCTTCTTTATCATGCGCCGCGTCTCAAGCCACCTTGATTTTGACCTTGAAATTGCCAAGAAGCAGACCCCGGAAAATCCGGTGTATTATGTCCAATATGCCTGCGCGCGCATATCCAGCATCTTGCGTTCTGCCGCAGAGAAACAAGAAATAAGCCCAGATATTTTAAGCCTTTTAAAAGAGCCGGAAGAGCTTTTGTTAATGGCAAAGCTGTGGCAGTTTTTATGTATTTTAGATATTTGCTGTTATTCGCAGGATCCGTATTTAATCACTGTTTATTTGCAGGAATTAGCCGAATCTTTTCATAAATTCTATGACCGCCATCGCGTGCTTTGTGAAGATGAAAAACTATCTTGCGCCAGATTAGCTTTAATAAAAGCAGTGCGAGTGGTGCTTGCCGCAGGATTAGAATTAGCTGGAGTGTCTGTGCCAGAGAAGATGTAA
- a CDS encoding DUF5679 domain-containing protein, translated as MAEKGYCVKCKASKEMKDEQKVTMKNKRLAMKGKCPDCGTGMYKILGKK; from the coding sequence ATGGCGGAAAAAGGTTATTGCGTTAAATGTAAGGCCAGCAAAGAAATGAAAGACGAGCAGAAGGTTACTATGAAGAATAAGCGCTTGGCAATGAAAGGCAAATGCCCTGACTGCGGCACGGGGATGTATAAGATCTTAGGAAAGAAATAA
- a CDS encoding CNNM domain-containing protein — MTSGVEKFLSIPSLTAILFVFACLSFLISATETAIISLSKIRLRHMISQKVRNSESVQRLIQKMDRFLAAILVFNNFVNIAISALVTALCVSLFGYKWGIIIATVSTALFIVIVCEITPKVIAIKFSERIALITAPIWEFILKAFKPLISIFSFSSNLIIRMLGLKTGKRSPLITEEELRFMIHVANEEGFVTEEERKMLLRIFEFGDTKVSDVMVPKDKMVGININAKPDELLNIFVEQGHARLPVFKDSLDNVVGIIYARDLLYILRDRGLFLINDLIHDAYFVNERARVSEILKKFQSDKVQMAVIVDDQKRTKGLVTLEDLIEEIVGEIEEKQTLRPLKGKML, encoded by the coding sequence GTGACATCTGGTGTAGAGAAATTTCTATCCATTCCCTCTTTAACGGCAATCTTGTTTGTTTTTGCCTGCCTGTCTTTTCTTATTTCCGCCACCGAAACAGCAATTATCAGTTTAAGCAAGATCCGCCTGCGCCATATGATCTCCCAGAAGGTAAGAAACAGCGAAAGCGTCCAGCGGCTGATCCAGAAAATGGATAGGTTTTTGGCAGCGATATTAGTATTTAATAACTTTGTGAATATTGCTATCTCGGCGCTGGTTACAGCTTTATGCGTATCTTTGTTCGGGTATAAGTGGGGGATAATAATCGCCACCGTCAGCACCGCTTTATTCATAGTTATTGTTTGTGAAATTACCCCTAAAGTAATCGCTATTAAATTCAGCGAGCGCATCGCTTTGATCACCGCCCCGATTTGGGAATTCATACTTAAGGCTTTTAAGCCCTTGATATCTATTTTCAGTTTTTCCAGCAACCTGATTATCAGGATGCTGGGGCTTAAAACCGGCAAGCGTTCGCCTCTTATCACTGAAGAGGAGCTGCGTTTCATGATCCATGTGGCTAACGAAGAAGGATTTGTCACTGAAGAAGAGCGTAAGATGCTTTTAAGGATATTTGAGTTTGGGGATACTAAAGTCAGCGACGTAATGGTCCCCAAAGATAAGATGGTCGGGATCAATATTAATGCCAAGCCTGATGAGCTTCTGAATATCTTTGTGGAGCAGGGGCACGCGCGGCTTCCGGTGTTTAAGGATTCTTTAGATAATGTGGTGGGGATTATTTATGCCAGGGACCTGCTCTATATTTTAAGAGACAGAGGATTGTTCCTGATAAATGACCTTATCCACGATGCCTATTTTGTGAATGAACGCGCCCGGGTAAGCGAAATATTAAAGAAGTTTCAGTCTGATAAGGTCCAGATGGCGGTTATTGTGGATGATCAGAAGCGCACTAAAGGTTTGGTCACCTTAGAAGACCTGATCGAGGAGATTGTAGGGGAGATAGAAGAGAAGCAGACCTTAAGGCCCCTTAAGGGGAAGATGCTTTAA